In a single window of the Gossypium hirsutum isolate 1008001.06 chromosome A13, Gossypium_hirsutum_v2.1, whole genome shotgun sequence genome:
- the LOC107893482 gene encoding replication protein A 32 kDa subunit A isoform X2, which yields MFSSSQFEDSSPLAGGGFMSSQLGGSTPSSARIRDMQGLVPATVKQISEASQSGDEKSSFIIDGVDVANVTVVGMVFNKNSRSSDVRFHLDDGTGRIECIRWVTERLDTGDLDALEDGTYVRVNGHLQTFQSKRQLNAFSVRLVTNFDEVTCHYLECIHFHLQNSKVQSKADEGSVLASQAPDLSFSTPVRGASNGHHPASTNDFSMQYNADGLKSFDKLVLNYLQQPSNIDREMGIHVDELSQQLKSPLEKIKDAIEFLEREGLVYSSIDDYHYKAVEGL from the exons ATGTTTTCTAGTAGTCAGTTTGAAGACAGCTCCCCCTTGGCCGGTGGCGGATTCATGTCTTCTCAGCTCGGTGGCTCAACTCCATCTTCTGCTAGG ATCCGTGATATGCAGGGGTTGGTACCAGCGACGGTGAAGCAGATAAGTGAAGCATCTCAATCTGGTGATGAGAAATCCAGCTTCATAATTGATGGTGTTGATGTTGCCAAT GTTACTGTAGTTGGCATGGTGTTTAACAAAAATTCAAGGTCCTCAGATGTACGTTTCCACCTCGATGATGGAACAGGCCGAATTGAATGTATAAGATG GGTAACTGAAAGACTCGACACAGGAGACTTGGATGCCTTGGA AGATGGGACTTATGTTCGTGTTAATGGACACTTGCAAACTTTTCAAAGCAAGAGGCAATTAAATGCCTTCTCTGTGAG GTTGGTGACAAATTTCGATGAAGTTACTTGCCACTATCTTGAGTGCATACATTTCCACCTGCAGAATTCCAAAGTACAGTCTAAAGCTGACGAG GGTAGTGTTTTGGCCTCACAGGCGCCAGATTTATCATTCAGCACTCCTGTGCGGGGTGCATCAAATGGGCACCACCCAGCTTCGACAAATGAT TTCTCTATGCAATATAATGCTGATGGACTCAAGAGTTTTGATAAATTGGTCCTGAACTATCTGCAGCAACCTTCAAACAT TGATCGAGAAATGGGAATACACGTAGACGAACTATCACAACAGTTGAAATCTCCCCTAGAGAAAATcaa GGATGCGATTGAGTTTCTTGAAAGGGAAGGTTTGGTTTACTCCTCCATTGATGATTATCACTACAAGGCTGTAGAAGGTCTCTAA
- the LOC107893482 gene encoding replication protein A 32 kDa subunit A isoform X1, protein MRVSGGNCKRGMESSNGWLNRLHTISLLRLNVQKEAIMELLRMNWRWKIRHFPRQQNFVGKKQHSTNLCHSNSRIKFLKIISAFRVSNMFSSSQFEDSSPLAGGGFMSSQLGGSTPSSARIRDMQGLVPATVKQISEASQSGDEKSSFIIDGVDVANVTVVGMVFNKNSRSSDVRFHLDDGTGRIECIRWVTERLDTGDLDALEDGTYVRVNGHLQTFQSKRQLNAFSVRLVTNFDEVTCHYLECIHFHLQNSKVQSKADEAPDLSFSTPVRGASNGHHPASTNDFSMQYNADGLKSFDKLVLNYLQQPSNIDREMGIHVDELSQQLKSPLEKIKDAIEFLEREGLVYSSIDDYHYKAVEGL, encoded by the exons ATGAGAGTGAGTGGGGGTAACTGTAAGAGAGGCATGGAATCTAGCAATGGCTGGCTTAATAGACTCCACACAATCTCGCTTCTAAGATTAAACGTACAAAAAG AGGCAATTATGGAGTTGCTAAGAATGAATTGGAGGTGGAAAATTAGGCATTTTCCAAGGCAACAGAATTTCGTTGGCAAAAAACAACATTCAACAAATTTATGCCATTCGAATTCCCGTATTAAGTTTTTGAAGA TTATCTCTGCTTTTAGGGTTTCAAACATGTTTTCTAGTAGTCAGTTTGAAGACAGCTCCCCCTTGGCCGGTGGCGGATTCATGTCTTCTCAGCTCGGTGGCTCAACTCCATCTTCTGCTAGG ATCCGTGATATGCAGGGGTTGGTACCAGCGACGGTGAAGCAGATAAGTGAAGCATCTCAATCTGGTGATGAGAAATCCAGCTTCATAATTGATGGTGTTGATGTTGCCAAT GTTACTGTAGTTGGCATGGTGTTTAACAAAAATTCAAGGTCCTCAGATGTACGTTTCCACCTCGATGATGGAACAGGCCGAATTGAATGTATAAGATG GGTAACTGAAAGACTCGACACAGGAGACTTGGATGCCTTGGA AGATGGGACTTATGTTCGTGTTAATGGACACTTGCAAACTTTTCAAAGCAAGAGGCAATTAAATGCCTTCTCTGTGAG GTTGGTGACAAATTTCGATGAAGTTACTTGCCACTATCTTGAGTGCATACATTTCCACCTGCAGAATTCCAAAGTACAGTCTAAAGCTGACGAG GCGCCAGATTTATCATTCAGCACTCCTGTGCGGGGTGCATCAAATGGGCACCACCCAGCTTCGACAAATGAT TTCTCTATGCAATATAATGCTGATGGACTCAAGAGTTTTGATAAATTGGTCCTGAACTATCTGCAGCAACCTTCAAACAT TGATCGAGAAATGGGAATACACGTAGACGAACTATCACAACAGTTGAAATCTCCCCTAGAGAAAATcaa GGATGCGATTGAGTTTCTTGAAAGGGAAGGTTTGGTTTACTCCTCCATTGATGATTATCACTACAAGGCTGTAGAAGGTCTCTAA
- the LOC107893482 gene encoding replication protein A 32 kDa subunit A isoform X3: protein MFSSSQFEDSSPLAGGGFMSSQLGGSTPSSARVTVVGMVFNKNSRSSDVRFHLDDGTGRIECIRWVTERLDTGDLDALEDGTYVRVNGHLQTFQSKRQLNAFSVRLVTNFDEVTCHYLECIHFHLQNSKVQSKADEGSVLASQAPDLSFSTPVRGASNGHHPASTNDFSMQYNADGLKSFDKLVLNYLQQPSNIDREMGIHVDELSQQLKSPLEKIKDAIEFLEREGLVYSSIDDYHYKAVEGL, encoded by the exons ATGTTTTCTAGTAGTCAGTTTGAAGACAGCTCCCCCTTGGCCGGTGGCGGATTCATGTCTTCTCAGCTCGGTGGCTCAACTCCATCTTCTGCTAGG GTTACTGTAGTTGGCATGGTGTTTAACAAAAATTCAAGGTCCTCAGATGTACGTTTCCACCTCGATGATGGAACAGGCCGAATTGAATGTATAAGATG GGTAACTGAAAGACTCGACACAGGAGACTTGGATGCCTTGGA AGATGGGACTTATGTTCGTGTTAATGGACACTTGCAAACTTTTCAAAGCAAGAGGCAATTAAATGCCTTCTCTGTGAG GTTGGTGACAAATTTCGATGAAGTTACTTGCCACTATCTTGAGTGCATACATTTCCACCTGCAGAATTCCAAAGTACAGTCTAAAGCTGACGAG GGTAGTGTTTTGGCCTCACAGGCGCCAGATTTATCATTCAGCACTCCTGTGCGGGGTGCATCAAATGGGCACCACCCAGCTTCGACAAATGAT TTCTCTATGCAATATAATGCTGATGGACTCAAGAGTTTTGATAAATTGGTCCTGAACTATCTGCAGCAACCTTCAAACAT TGATCGAGAAATGGGAATACACGTAGACGAACTATCACAACAGTTGAAATCTCCCCTAGAGAAAATcaa GGATGCGATTGAGTTTCTTGAAAGGGAAGGTTTGGTTTACTCCTCCATTGATGATTATCACTACAAGGCTGTAGAAGGTCTCTAA